The following proteins come from a genomic window of Plectropomus leopardus isolate mb chromosome 11, YSFRI_Pleo_2.0, whole genome shotgun sequence:
- the si:ch211-106e7.2 gene encoding uncharacterized protein si:ch211-106e7.2, producing the protein MQSCAWTNGQYPQGGPPPSQSSQAAAQFTQYTMRNWQAETTNNSSQYTTANTGVQLSKSAFCTYGNGAHSNRQPSYLQNSAVPHRAVSSQQPAGEEDHLLRFLTTILQQSSTNTQSGNPSLPVTRGYQQDSHQIPAQNSSTHCPPSTMRANTTYCQQDTSAHCNQFVRVAGKQSVRTQGGKVVSDLQHCRNPNSLFYNMNGESINPFSANTVAAASPPQANVVYQNSLVPAAAHNRQTAHNHNHKQNGSQHFFSPSTPPPSYSMACSQSFRNRSITTNSSPSGQNVHVSSTSSQQYSIHNNGQRVNSTISSNVCNREYETAMIAKIVDDLQKSFPGGSDGCSSLYTQSRYGGKQFNSKVTMTESNQKCYNSNAFQSLTLNSGQVLPKTLHSVMSTQHSVVRQQQQNSVQNVFNVTPTVDGRGNEKKTSNASFPEKFVGSLSGASQLKQLPENISPQSNETHSSVAHSRERFEILDMLSSVKVNDSSSHSSPCRTRAIAVVQPLSHESFPGANEHTCSKTASHLSEGTATDESLSTPKELLVSPENASYSCLEKTTQPASRHSVEPQDFLQKQSCINDTASELVIDVQGDQCVAQTSQQSVASEMPVSQSSDKDKGETQTDPMGVFELCSVPTTSWTSEELTVLIQKAEKAQMELKDFPEFDCMSKLRSMVWADNWKNYLDAFKKGMYRDVINNVHKFCREHVTPDSVILSELKHSFRKQLKSYHVLKDNEVFTELPYKSSWLNTNEQLDDIDKEFGFPWFLRNRLYTFESDSRLNQDEIDSSIPAPIEPEPGDPNEGNQDSAVETMSKLTASPNNIERADSNDPYCNIEIQVLPLAEARAIFEQIQSKLSPSMSVDNQPERDMNCSLEDEESEPPNVMDATSNDTKLDNAICCIAKYMELIWGSSAASLRKCQCKHSERHENTPDMTLNEKQMAVQKEDKLCVISSDTKRQSATEEMNQAKAENIGKQVGTLWWPKLHSEISHTIDSTEDEDKPHSDKESKNISRRIIDSGQSSSIHIDDSKDDLFNFENEMPNKMPDFENNSQQAQVKWTESIQSNGSDNKETKEFSRGDTGIQSDLEVDHVQDQLKSTESTQSYTSNRRDEEIEDLSSSDRDIASQMSDSEEHCGRANLTSTNMAESSSETKEQIEISATGVLQSGEHETVQTKRKRSSSHLKCFPIFQKIKKYKIPDDVDSMPKCGKAFAFKTEHSAPKARTVELLLFGSTPQDKCVLIGSRKNNYLSPESVSDAVPSPPRVIKVNLSPLKINSTETVPYSVKQRIHEKWRKSLPLSKVGPRGKRKKWMCTFASSSGASPKKAEMVWPTNTKEQPVSSKRRRCLSLKRRRALSNRLKCREGEMKRHTVSLLRPADQTQSQAENGRHDVTPVQNKIVLKFSVLPNTFNFNDGFQGSEETNDPGPAKPCLVEGKDNSPQKTVTNARDKWLSNAEKKHCPLVKTYSIFNEYQKKFKERRRTSMDE; encoded by the exons atGCAGTCTTGTGCATGGACAAATGGACAGTACCCACAGGGTGGACCACCACCTTCACAATCCTCACAGGCTGCTGCTCAGTTTACCCAATACACAATGAGGAATTGGCAAGCTGAGACTACAAATAACTCAAGCCAGTacacaacagcaaacacaggAGTGCAGCTAtcaaaaagtgctttttgtaCCTATGGCAATGGAGCTCACTCTAACAGACAGCCTTCATATTTGCAGAACTCAGCCGTTCCTCATCGGGCAGTTTCTTCTCAGCAGCCAGCTGGAGAGGAGGATCATCTTCTGAGATTTTTAACTACTATTCTACAACAGTCATCTACTAATACACAAAGTGGAAACCCTAGCTTGCCGGTCACTCGCGGATATCAGCAGGATTCTCATCAGATCCCTGCTCAGAATTCATCGACCCACTGTCCACCCAGCACAATGAGAGCAAACACTACGTACTGTCAGCAAGACACATCAGCACATTGTAACCAATTCGTAAGGGTTGCTGGGAAACAATCAGTAAGGACACAGGGTGGCAAAGTTGTATCTGATCTCCAGCACTGCAGGAATCCGAATAGCTTGTTTTACAATATGAATGGAGAGTCAATAAATCCCTTTTCAGCAAACACTGTGGCAGCTGCCTCACCTCCACAGGCAAATGTGGTATACCAAAACTCATTAGtgcctgctgctgcacacaacAGACAGACTGCTCATAACCACAATCACAAACAAAACGGCAGTCAGCATTTCTTCAGTCCCTCCACCCCCCCACCAAGTTATAGTATGGCTTGCTCTCAGTCTTTCAGAAACCGCAGCATTACAACAAACTCATCACCAAGTGGACAGAATGTGCACGTTTCCAGCACAAGCAGTCAGCAATACTCTATACATAACAATGGACAACGGGTCAACTCCACCATTAGTTCAAATGTATGTAACAGGGAGTATGAAACTGCAATGATCGCAAAAATTGTGGATGATCTACAGAAGTCGTTCCCTGGTGGCTCAGATGGTTGTTCTTCACTGTATACTCAGTCCCGTTATGGAGGGAAGCAGTTTAAcagcaaggtcacaatgactgAGTCTAATCAAAAGTGTTATAACTCAAATGCCTTTCAGTCCTTAACTCTCAATTCTGGACAAGTTTTGCCTAAAACTCTCCACAGTGTTATGTCAACACAGCACAGTGTAGttaggcagcagcagcagaattcGGTACAGAATGTGTTTAATGTCACACCAACAGTTGATGGAAGAGGAAACGAAAAAAAGACATCCAATGCATCTTTTCCCGAAAAATTTGTTGGATCTTTAAGTGGTGCATCTCAACTTAAACAGCTGCCTGAGAACATTTCACCACAGAGTAATGAGACCCATTCATCTGTGGCACACAGTCGTGAAAGGTTTGAAATACTTGACATGCTTTCATCAGTCAAGGTAAATGACAGCTCAAGTCACTCGTCCCCCTGTCGCACAAGAGCTATTGCTGTTGTGCAACCATTGTCACATGAGAGCTTTCCAGGTGCCAACGAGCATACCTGTTCCAAAACGGCCAGTCATCTGTCTGAGGGCACCGCAACAGATGAATCTTTGAGTACCCCAAAGGAGTTATTAGTTTCACCCGAAAACGCATCTTACTCTTGCTTAGAGAAAACAACTCAACCTGCAAGCAGACATTCAGTTGAGCCTCAAGACTTTCTGCAGAAACAGTCTTGTATTAATGACACAGCATCTGAACTGGTTATTGATGTGCAAGGAGACCAGTGTGTAGCACAAACTTCTCAACAATCGGTAGCCTCTGAAATGCCAGTGAGCCAAAGCAGTGATAAGGACAAAGGTGAAACGCAAACAGATCCAATGGGAGTTTTTGAGCTTTGCTCTGTTCCAACAACCTCATGGACCTCTGAAGAATTAACTGTGTTGATACAGAAAGCTGAAAAAGCCCAGATGGAGTTAAAAGATTTTCCAGAATTTGATTGTATGAGTAAATTAAGAAGCATGGTTTGGGCTGACAATTGGAAAAACTATTTAGATGCGTTCAAGAAAGGCATGTACAGGGATGTGATAAATAATGTTCACAAATTCTGCAGGGAACATGTAACACCAGACTCTGTCATATTGTCAGAACTAAAGCACAGCTTTAGAAAGCAACTCAAGAGCTACCATGTCCTCAAAGATAATGAAGTTTTTACAGAGCTGCCTTACAAATCATCATGGTTGAACACCAATGAGCAGCTTGATGACATTGACAAAGAGTTTGGCTTCCCATGGTTTTTGAGGAACCGTCTTTACACGTTTGAGAGCGACAGCCGGCTCAATCAAGATGAGATAGACAGTAGTATCCCGGCACCAATAGAGCCTGAACCTGGTGACCCAAATGAAGGAAATCAAGACTCTGCTGTTGAAACCATGTCAAAACTAACTGCCTCTCCAAATAACATAGAGAGGGCTGATTCCAATGACCCATATTGCAACATTGAAATTCAAGTTTTGCCTCTAGCAGAGGCCAGAGCTATTTTTGAGCAAATTCAAAGCAAGCTGTCACCAAGTATGAGCGTGGACAATCAGCCAGAAAGAGACATGAATTGCTCATTGGAGGATGAGGAGAGTGAGCCACCTAATGTTATGGATGCCACAtcaaatgacacaaaactgGACAATGCGATTTGCTGCATTGCAAAGTATATGGAATTAATTTGGGGGTCAAGTGCAGCTTCTTTGAGAAAATGCCAGTGCAAGCACAGTGAAAGGCATGAAAATACTCCTGACATGACCCTTAATGAGAAACAGATGGCAGTACAAAAGGAAGATAAACTGTGTGTGATCAGCTCTGACACCAAACGCCAGTCTGCCACTGAAGAAATGAATCAAGCAAAGGCTGAGAACATTGGCAAACAAGTTGGGACACTTTGGTGGCCTAAGTTACACAGTGAAATCAGTCACACAATTGACTCAACAGAAGATGAAGACAAACCTCATTCTGACAAAGAATCGAAGAACATATCCCGGAGAATCATAGATAGTGGCCAGTCAAGCTCTATACACATAGATGACAGTAAAGATGATCTGTTcaactttgaaaatgaaatgcccAACAAGATGCCAGactttgaaaataattctcaaCAAGCTCAGGTGAAATGGACAGAAAGTATCCAGTCAAACGGTTCagacaacaaagaaaccaaaGAATTCTCCAGAGGTGACACTGGAATTCAGTCAGACCTTGAAGTGGATCATGTACAAGATCAGTTGAAATCTACAGAAAGTACACAGTCATACACCTCAAACAGAAGGGACGAAGAAATTGAAGACCTCTCCAGCAGTGACAGGGACATTGCCAGCCAGATGTCAGACTCAGAAGAGCATTGTGGACGAGCTAATCTCACATCTACAAATATGGCAGAATCATCATCggaaacaaaagaacaaattgAAATCAGTGCAACGGGTGTCCTCCAGAGTGGTGAACACGAAACTGTTCAAACAAAGAGGAAGAGATCAAgcagtcatttaaaatgttttccgatctttcagaaaataaagaaatacaaaatccCCGATGATGTGGATTCAATGCCAAAATGTGGGAAGGCTTTTGCATTTAAGACTGAACATTCAGCCCCGAAGGCTAGAACTGTAGAACTGTTATTGTTTGGCTCAACACCACAAGACAAGTGTGTTTTAATTGGCAGCAGAAAGAACAATTATTTGTCTCCAGAATCTGTGTCTGATGCAGTACCAAGCCCTCCGAGAGTTATCAAGGTTAATCTCAGTCCCTTGAAGATAAACTCCACTGAAACTGTCCCATATTCAGTCAAACAAAGAATTCatgaaaaatggagaaaaagttTACCACTAAGTAAAGTTGGGCCCAGAGGCAAACGAAAAAAATGGATGTGCACTTTTGCCTCTTCATCTGGAGCAAGTCCAAAGAAAGCTGAAATGGTTTGGCCCACCAACACTAAGGAGCAGCCAGTTTCCTCTAAAAGGAGAAGGTGCCTGagtctgaagaggaggagggctcTCTCTAACCGACTCAAATGTAGAGAGGGGGAAATGAAGAGACACACTGTTTCACTTCTCCGGCCTGCTGATCAGACGCAAAGTCAGGCTGAAAATGGAAGACATGATGTTACGCCTGTCCAGAACAAGATTGTCCTGAAGTTCAGTGTCCTGCCCAATACCTTCAACTTCAATGATGGATTCCAAGGGAGCGAGGAGACCAATGACCCTGGTCCAG CCAAGCCGTGTCTTGTTGAAGGAAAGGACAATAGCCCCCAAAAAACTGTCACGAATGCAAGGG ATAAATGGCTTTCAAATGCTGAGAAGAAGCATTGTCCGTTGGTCAAGACCTACAGCATCTTCAATGAGTATCAGAAGAAATTCAAGGAGAGGAGGCGGACATCCATGGATGAGTAA